The sequence below is a genomic window from Neomicrococcus aestuarii.
CACCGGCACGCCCACATACCTTGGCGGAACCTGCAACGCCACAATTCCCCGCTCCCGCAGCTTCAGCAGTCGGTGCGCCCCTACCGTCCCGAAGGCCGTGGAGAGCACGGTGGTCACCATTCCGGACGAGCTCGCCACGCGCTCCCCTGCTGCCGTCAAAGTACGACGACGCCGCTCATCAGAGAAGGAAGCGGCCAGAACGCGGTGGTTGGCTTTGGCATCGATGACGTGTTGGGCGAAGAGCTCGGCGCCCGCGGCGTCCTTGATGTCTACATTGAGGTGGATGTCATCCCACTCATTCAAGAGCTCTTCAAAAGTGGGGATGGGGGCAGTTCCTGCCACTTTGATGTCCGCGATCTGCAGACTGGTCAACTGGCTGATGGGACCCTTGCCATTGGTGACCCGGTCCAGGGTTTCGTCGTGAAAGACGTAGAGCACGCCGTCTTTGGACGTCCGCACGTCCAGCTCAAGATAGCGAAAGCCGAGGTCCACTGCGCGACGGAACGCGGGCATGGTGTTTTCATCACCCTCCGGCGAGAAGCCTCGGTGGGCAAACGCGAGCTTGTGCCCTTCCAACGCGTTCCCGCGCTCGTTGAGCAAATACGGAACCGGCTCAAGACCGTGCGTCTTCGGCCCCAGAATCTCATGGGTACGACCCAACTCGTTCGTACGGGAGGGACGCTGCTCGGAAGTCACATGCTCATTCTATGGAATCTGCGCAGGTGAGCGGGCACTTAGCCTAGGAGGTCCTCGATGACTTGAGCTACGCCGTCGTCCTCCACGGATTGCGCCTGAAATTCGCACGCCGCGAGCGCCGAAATATGCCCACCGGCCATCGCGTAGCCTCGCCCGGCCCAACCGAGCATTTGAATGTCATTGGGCATATCACCGAACGCCACCACATCCTTGGCCTCAATGCCCAACAACTCGGCATGCCGGGCGAGCGCCGCAGCCTTGTTGACGGAGGGATGAGCCATTTCCAGCAAAGTCATATTGAAGGCCGAATGCGTGACGGACACCAGATCCTGCACATGCGGTTCCACCAGCTCGTGGAACGTCTCCGGGCTCAAAGTGCGGGACTTGGCAAGGAGCTTAACCACGCCCTCTTCACCCAGCAGCACCGGGTCAAAAGGCGCGGGAATCACTTCTTTGAGGTGCCGCGAATCGCCCGGCTCCGGGAAGGTCTCTTCGAGGTGCAGGCGTCGGATGGTTTCCGCAGCAAACGTGGCCTCCGACTCCAAACCGAGGATCAGTTCGCGGGTCTGCATGACGTCTTGGGCAGGAATGGTCTGAGCTTCGAGGACCTTTTCCGTTTCGAAGTCGTAGACCACGGCGCCGTTTGAACAGATAACGGACCCAATGGAATCGAACGCCTCACGAATGGGCTGCAGCCAGCGCGTGGGACGGCCGGTCACGAAAACAATCTGCACACCCTCGTTACGGGCCCTACGGAACGCTTGAATGGTGCGCTCAGAAATGGAACCGTCTCTGCGGACAATGGTTCCATCGAGGTCACTTGCAATCAGGCGCATTCACCCAGTTTAGTTGGACAAATTTACGAGCCAAACCCGGTGGGCCATGACTGGTCGACTCCGGCCGAGCCTTAAGCCAGCCCTAGTACCAGTCACTCACTAATCCACCGCGAGCACGGGCACCTTGTCCACGCCGATCTCCACGCGATCCCCGCGTTTGAGGGCCTCGGCCACGCGGGCGTGGACCTGGGCAACGATGATCGTGGCGTCGTCCAACTCAACGTTCACAGTGGCGTAGTCGCCCAAGAAGGACGTGGACACCACGGTTCCACGCGGGTCCACTGCGGCAGTGTTGGAGGCTGCAGAATCGTTGGCCCCGAGCGGCTCAACATTCAAGCGCTCAGGTCGCACCAGCACAAAAGCGTCCGGACCGGCCTCAGAACCAGGCAGCAGCGGAACGCGCGTGCCCAAAACGGTGGCTTCCCCGGCCTCGATCTTGGCAGGCAAACGGTTGGTGTTGCCCACAAAGGCGGCCACGAAGGCGTTCGTGGGACGGTCATACACTTCGCGTGGAGCGCCGATCTGCGAAAGCTTGCCGGACTGCATCACGCCCACGCGGTCCGCGACCGCGAGAGCCTCAGACTGATCGTGCGTCACGAACAGCGCCGTAGTCCCGAGCTCGAGCTGCAGGCGGCGGATCTCGTCGCGCAATTGCACGCGCACTTTCGCATCCAGCGCGGAGAGCGGCTCATCAAGCAACAACACGTCCGGCTGCACGGCGAGCGCCCGGGCCAAAGCAACGCGCTGCTGCTGGCCGCCGGAGAGTTCGCTCGCGTAGCGATCGTGATGCTGGCCCAAGCCCACCAGTTCCAGGTAGGTGTCCACGGTCTTTTTGCGCAGCGCAGTGGACTGCTTGCGCAAGGACAGCGGGAAGTCCACGTTCTGCGCCACGGTCATGTGCGGAAACAGCGAATAGCTCTGGAACACGGTTGCCATGTTGCGCTTGTTCGCGGGAACATCCGTGAGATCGCGGCCATCGACGGTCACGGTGCCGGCGTCCACTTCTTCGAGCCCGGACAAGGCGCGGAGAGCGGTGGTTTTACCGCAACCGGATGGACCCAAGAGCGCCACAAACTCGCCCGGGGCCATTTCCAAGTTGAAGTTATCCAGCGCCCGGACGGATCCGTAATAGCGGCTGAGTCCGCGCATGGACACGGCAACGCCGTCGCGCGTCTGGGTCAGCGCAGCCGTCGAAATAAGGTTCTGCTCAGTCACGAGAGATCTTTCTGTTGAGCCAAAGAAGAGGGCTTCGCCGAAGCCGCGGGGGCTGGGCCGGTGAGCGCCGAGTCCGTAAGGGAGGCAGGGTTGGTGAGCTGCGTCGTGGTACTGGAGGCGGAATCGCCCACGGCGGGCCGCGAAGTGCGCCGACCGCCGCGATCCAACAATCCCAAGCCCACCAACAGGACCACACCAAAAATCAGCACCAAGAGGGACACCGCGGCGGCAACCTGAGGATCGGCTTGATTGACCAAGAAAACGCCAGTCTGCAGGGTTTCGCGGTTGAGCAAGCGGGCGATCGTGAACTCGCCCAACACCACGGCCACGGCAATGAAGCTCGCGGAGGCAATAGCGGTGCGAATATTCGGCAAAATCACGCGCCACAGCACGGTGAACCAGCTGGCGCCGAAGGATCGAGCGGTCTCGGAGAGCGTCTTGACATCAATCGCGGACAGGCCGGCATCGAGGGCTCGGTAGGAGAACGGCAGCACCAGAATCACGTATGCGAAGGACAGCCAAATGGCATTGGTGTCCAGTACGTAAATGGCAATAAACCGGTACACCGGCGCGAGTCCCACCACCAACACCACAGCGGGAATGGTGAGCGGGAGCAAGCAAATGAACTCCACCCACCGTTTGATCCGCGGCACGCGCAAGCGCACCCACACCATGGTGGGAATCAGGAGCACCAGCATGATCGCCACGGTAATCAGCGCGATCACCAAAGAGTTCACAAAACCGTTGCGCAACGGTTCGAGCCGAGACTGCGAGCCATCGACGAGGCGCGTCCAGCTGGACCAGTCATACGCGCCGGTCAGCGGGAAACGAATCGAAAACTCAAACAGCGCATAGAGCGGGTAGAGCATGAAGATGAGGACGAGCCCCAGAACAATCAGCCGGAAAATCCGCTGATTGCGCGCACGTTTTTCGCTGCGTTTCATGCGCCCAACCACCTCGACGTGCGCTTCTGGAGCAAGGCGTACGCGATCATCACGATCGCCACCACCACAATCATGCCGAGCGCGAGCGCTTGCGCATAGGAATCCATGCCCGGGTTATTTTCGTTGCGCAAGGCACCTTCGATGGCCATGGGGACAATGATGTTCTGTTGCGAAATCAGGGCCGCGGCGGTTGCGTACGCGGAGAAGGCATTCGCGAACAGGAGCAAGAAGGATCCAAAGAACGACGGCGCCAGCAGCGGTCCCGCAATTTTCGTCCAGTACGTCCAGGTTCCGCCGCCGAACGATTCATTGGCTTCGCGCCACTGCTGACGCAGTCCGTCGAGGGCGGGGAGAAACACGATCACCATGAGTGGGATCTGGAAGTAGCAGTACACGAGCACGAGTCCGGGGACGGAGCTGAGGAAGCCGCCGGGAATCTGAGTCTCGAAGACGTCACGCATGAGGCGCGAGAGCGTGCCGTTTCTGCCGATCAGCGCAATAAACGCGAACGCGAGCATCACGCCGCCGAACTGCGCGAGCACGGAGCACAGTGCCGTATAGACGCGGCGCAGGACGCTACCTTCGGGGCTCGTGGCGAGGGCGTAGGACGCGAGTGCCCCTACGACGGCGCCGATTGCGGCCGTGATCAAGCTCAGGTAGGTGGTGGTCCAGAAAATTTGGAGGGTCTGTTGCGAGAACACCAGATTGATGCCCGCAAGAGAGAAGTTTCCGTTGCGATCACGGAACGCACCAATGACCACCAAGAGGGTGGGCAGAAGCAAGAAGATGCCGGTGTACAAGAAGAACGGCACGGAGCCGAGCCAAGCAAACCGGCGGCCCCGGCTCACGCGGGCAGGATCATCCTGCTGTGGGGCGTGAGCCGGGGCATCCGAGAGTGCAGTCATGATTGACTACTGACCGATCGTCTTATCCCAGTTATCAGCCAAGAACTTGTTCATCTTCTCAGCCTGATCTGCGGTAGGAGTTTGTGGGTCCGTCACAGCTGGAACGTTCTTTGCGAACTCTTCGTTCAAGGTTCCGGCCTTCTTCATCTCAGCGGCGAGCACTGGGGAAGCGCCACCCTTGAGCCACAGGTTCTGAGCCTCGTCAGAGAAGAGGTATTCCTGCCACAAGCGAGCTGCTGCCGGGTGAGGAGCATCCTTGTTGATGGCCTGGTTGTAGTAGGACACCACGCTGATGTCATCTGGAACGAACGTTGCCCACTCGACACCCTTTTCCTTGAGGGAAGAGGTGTAGGAAAGCTGGTTGTAGGTCCAGTCAAAGACCACACCGTGCTCGCCGGACTCGATGGTGCCCTTGGTGACATCCGTCTGGTTCAACGTGCCAGCGTCCTTGAGCTCCTTGAAGTACTCAAGGCCCTTGGTGCCGTCATCGAGCGTTCCGCCGTTGGCGAGGTTAGCCAAAAGGAAGCCGTTGAAGGCAGCGCCAGCTTCTGCAGGCTTGCCGTTGACGGCCACTGCGCCATCAAACTTGGCGTCCGTGAGCTGGTCAAGCGAGGTGATTTCGCCGAAGAGAGTCTTGTTGTAGCCAACCACCATGACGCCGGTGTAGTCGTTGACCCACTTGCCTTCGGTATCCTTGTTCTCGGTTGGGATCTTGTCGAAGTTCTCAACCTTGTAAGGAGCGAAGTAATCCGTGCTCTCCAAAGCAACCGTGGTGCCGAGGTCAAAGACGTCCGGAGCCTTGTCCGTGCCCTTGTTGGCGTCCGCTGCCTGGATTTCTTCCTTTGAGGAAGCATCCGGGGTGGCTTCGTTGACGGTGATGCCGTACTTGGTCTTGAAGCCCTCGATGATCTCGCCGTAGTTGGCCCAGTCGTGAGGAAGTGCAATGACGTTGAGCTGGCCTTCAGCCTTAGCAGCTTCAACGAGCTTGTCCATGCCACCCAGCTCTTCAGCGGAGGTGGCGGTCTTAGCTGCGTCGGTGGACGCACCGCTAGCGCTCGAGCTGGCCGAGGAAGCGGAAGAAGACGAGGAGGAAGGGGTGGAGGAAGGGGTGGAAGAACCACAAGCGCTCAGTGCGAGCGCGGTGACGGCCAAGCCGGCCACGAGTGAAGAACGCATAGCAATGCGCACGGTGTTCTCATTTCTGACGACGCGATAGAAATAGGAGTTCGGTGCCGTTGACGAGGAATGAAGAGACCTCGGTCAGTACAGTACCTCCAGAACCTTAGGCGCGGTCAGTAACCAGTTGGGGAGTGCAAGGTGAACAGTGGGTATCACGAGGTGAACTCCGCGTAAATCGCGTGTGAGATCTACCTCTTTAGGTGCCTGACTAGGGTATATATGCGGTCAGACAAAACTACCGGTTAGGAAATCTCGCGGCGGTACGGCGGGTTAGCGCCCGCGCGGGACACCGTGATGGCCGCGGCTTTAGCTGCGAAGTCAATAACGTCGTTGACCGTGTTGGAGTCGATCGCGCGCAGCTTGTCACGCTGAGCGGCGCCCACGAGTTCGCGCTCAACCAGTGCGGAGATCAGCGCGGACATGAAGGAGTCGCCGGCACCCACGGTGTCTTCAACCTCAACGGCAACCGCGTTGGCGCGGGCTTCTCCCCCGGCCACAACGGCCCACGGGCCACCGCTGCCGTACGTCACACACACGAGCGCGGCACCGAGTTCGCGCCACGCTTTGGCGGTGTCGCGGGCATCGCGGTCCGGGTAGAGCCACTCGAGATCAGAGTCCGAAGCGCGGACCACATCAGACATGCTCACGATGTGCTCGATCTTGGCGATCGCAGCGTCTTTGTCATCGATGAGGGCAGAGCGAACGTTGGGGTCGTAAGAGATGGTGGCGTGACCGCGAGCGCGCTCGACCGCGTCGATAACGGCCGCGGCCCCTGGGTCTAAAAAGGAACCGATGGAACCCACATGCAGAACTTGGGCTTCTTCAAGCGCAGTGGCGGCCTCGCCCTCGAGTGGCTGAAGATCCCAAGAAATATCAAAGGAATAGGTGGCCGAACCGGCAGGATCCAGCTGCCCCTTAGCGGTGGAAGTCTCGCGCTCAGTGCGCGGAGCTAGCTCCACCACGGAGTTGTCGCGCAAGTGCCGGTGGATCATGTCACCGTATTCGTCCTGACCATATTGGCCCACGAACCCAACCGAGTGACCCAAACGGGCAAGGCCGACGGCAACGTTCATGGGGCTACCGCCCACGTATGCCTCAGGCGCTGAAATGCCTCCGGACAATACGTCCACCAGGGCTTCTCCGATGACCAGCAGCATAATGTTGGGGTTCCTTCGCAAATCAGCTTGTGCTTTTTAATCCTACCGAGCCTCTAGTGCATGCCGCACCAGATTATTTAGCACTCCACCGTTGCCACGCCGCTTGTCGTGAGGTTCCCGCAACCTGGGCTACAGCAGCCCATGATCCGTTCTCCGCCAAGGTGCGCGCCGATTCGCCGAGGGACTCACCAATTTTTGCTTGGAGTCGCAACAGCGCCTGAAACGCCTCGATGTCTGGGACGCTCGCCAAGTCGCCCAAGAGCGATTCGGCTTGAGCTTCAATTCCAGCGACGTCGATGGATTCAGATGAGTTCACCTCCCCATTCTTTCATCACCAGCACGCCGTCGCGACCATGACAGCGCAACGCACGCTGCGTCGTCGTACTTACTGAATACTGAACTGCAAGCGATGCCAGCCGGAGGAACCATCCGGGGCGGGGGGCGCAACCTCATCAGCTTGGAGCTCACCGTTCGCATCGGTGGCCCGGACGGTCGCGGAATGGCTGCCAGAGGTGGCGTCATTCCACTCGTAGCGCCACTGCCGCCACGTGTCCGCGGAAACGTTGGAGGACAGCTCCGCCTCCTGCCACGGGCCGTCGTCGATGCGCAGTTCCACGCGAGCAATGCCCGTGGTTTGCGCCCACGCGGTCCCGCCGAACACCACTTTTCCCGCGGGGAGGTTCGCGAAAGAGCGCGGGGTTTCAATGCGGGAGGACATCTTGATGGGGCCGCGCTCAGACCACCCACGCGTGGTCCAGTATGCGGTCTTGTCCTGGAACCTCGTGACTTCGAGATCCACCACCCACTTGGTGGCCGAGACATAGCCGTACAGCCCGGGAACCACCATGCGCACGGGGAAACCATGCTCAAGCGGCAGCGGCTCATCATTCATTCCGATCGCCAACAGCGCTTCACGGTTATCCGTGAGCACTTCGAGCGGCGTGGACGCACTGAACCCGTCCTGTGAGGTGGACAGCACCATATCTGCCCCGGGCAGCGGAACCGCTTGCTTCAGTAGCTCCCGCAGCGGGTAGCCGAGCCACTTAGCATTGCCCACCAGATCCCCGCCCACGGGGTTAGAAACGCAGGTCAGCGTCAGGTAGTGCTCCACGAGGTCCTTGCTCAAGAGCTCGTCGAAGGTGAGCGTGAACTCGTTCTCCACCATGCCGTGGACCTTGAGAACCCACTCTTGCGGGTCGATGCGCGGCACGGAAAGCGCAGTATCGATGCGGTAGAACTCCTCATTGGGCGTGATGAACCGAGAGACGCCCACGGTGTTCAGGTCCTCGCCCTTCGGGAGCTCAGGCACGGTGACTTTCGCGGCCGGCAGACCCAGCGCCGAGCGGGCTGCCTCCACCGCGTTACTCGCGCCTCGCAGGGCTTGGGAAGCACCGGCTGCGATCACGCTCAGCACCACCGTTCCCGCAGTGCCCAGCAGGAAGTGTCGCCGCGCGGCGGCTCGGCTTGAATCGGGTGCGGAAGCGCTGCCGGCTTCCGGCGCCGATGATGATTTTCGAGCCAAGTGAGTCAGCAGCCTCAAAGCACTAAGACCCAACACGGTGCCCAGAGCAGTGGGAACCAGATCCGTGAGGGTAGTCGACGAGCGCGTCATCACTGACGCGGCGAGGACTGCCGCCAACAAGAGCACCAGCGCGGATCCGGCCATCATGCTGCGCTTGGCAACCAATCCCACGATGCCTGCGAGCGCGGCGGCCACCACGCCCAGGGTGATGAACAAGAACAGCTTGTCATTGGTACCGAACAGCCCGATCGCCCAGTCTTTGAGCCAAGCCGGAGTGAAGTCGATAATCGTGGACCCCAACGCCACCATGGGCGCGGAAGCGCTCGAGAAAAACCCCGAGATCGCCTGTGCGGTGGTGAAAAGTACTAGCGCCGAGCAGACTCCTGCCACGGCGTACCGCCACGGGAAACTGGCTCGTGCGCTGTTCGACGTATCCATTCCTCATTCACCCCACTGCTTGCCGGCCGCTAGATGTTGACCGCGGCCCCATGATTTCGGACCGTTAATTCCAGCCCATTGCCACTAGTTCGGAGCCGGTCAGGCTTTAGATTGGAGTGCTCTGCCGTGGAGCTGGAATTTGCAGGGCCTTCCACTAGAGCGCCTGCAAAATGATGGGATCCGAGGTAGGAGCGTCCGATCCCCCGGCCGGTTCAACCGTGATTCCGAAATGGGTGACATCGGACATCGAACCGGAGATCATCTTCATGCCCTCAGCCTCCGAAGTATCAAGCATTCCCGCCGGCGTTGCCCCCTCGGCGGAGATCAGCCAGAGCTCATAGCCCTTGTCCTCAGGCAGATCCGGCATACCGGTGGTGGAAACGGCCATCATCCCGGAAGCCACCGAGTAGGACAGCCTGACAGTTGCACCGTCATCGAGGGTCTGCAACTTCGACTTCATGTCCGGTGCGCTCAGAATCTGCATCATGCCGTCGCGCTCGGTGGCCAGAGCCGTGGCGCGCTCGTTGAGCGCTTGTTGCTGCTCATTCAGATTCCACGCAACCACTCCCAGCCCACCCGCGGTCACGAACAGAACGCTCGCGGCGAGAGCGAAAAACTTTTGGTGCGAGTTTTTCGGGGGCTCAGTTCGGGCTTCAGGCTTAGTTTGGATTTCGGTCTCGGCTTGGATTTCAGGCTCGGCTGCGGCGGTGGGTTCAGCAGGAACCTGTACGACGCCGGAGATTGCGTTCATGAGGTTGGCCTTGAGCCGTGCGGGTGGTTCCGTAGGCGTAGTGCCAAGGCTCAAGAGGGCGGCCGTTTCTTGGAACGAATCGAATTCCTGGCGCGCGGTCTCCGATTCTTCGGCCTGACGCAGTACTTGTTCCCGCTCGGCATCACTGAGCGCGTTGAGAGCGTTCAACGCATTCAAAGAGCTGGGCTCGAAGTCGCTTGATAGCTCGTCGTTGTTCTTGTCCATCACGCGACTCCCATCAGATCTCGAAGTTTCTTCATGCCATCCCGTATTCGGGTTTTCACAGTCCCTAAGGGAAGTTGAAGCCTGTCGGCAACCTCTCCGTAGGTGAGGCCACCAAAATACGCCAGTTGTATGGCCTGACGCTGTGGATCGCTGAGCTGTTTCATAGCGTCCGTCATGCGCTCACTCTCATCGTGAAGAATCGCGCTGTCTTCCACATCGTCATAGCTCTCTTGAAATTCTTGAATTCCCACCTTGAGATCCCGTTGACGGCTGGCTTGGCTTGCCCTGATCCTATCGACGGCGCGACGATGCGCAATTGTCAACAGCCAGGTAGCGGCACTGGCTCGTTGGGGATCGAATCGGGCGGCGTTCTGCCACGCTTCAACGAAAATTTCCTGAGTGACTTCTTCGCTTTGTGCCTCATCGCGCAAAAGATGCCGCACAAGACCGAAAACTCTGGGAGCAAGGCGGTCATAGAGATGAGCGAACGCAGCTTCATCCCCTTGTGCCACTTGGGACACAAGAGCTTCCATGCTCGGAGTGAATTCCGACGTTGATTCACTCGATCGATTCGGAATCATACGCTCAAGGGTCTCATAGCGTTTGGGCCTCTATTCATGCTCACGTCAGCGGCGGACGAATGATTGTTCACCCGTCCGCCACTGACCTGCCTTCGTACTGAGAGAGCAATTACTTCTTTGCCGGCGGCATCAGCACCGTGTCCACCAAGTAGACCGTGGCGTTGGCGGTCTGAACACCACCGCAAATGACGCTGGCACCGTTGACCATGAGCTTGTCACCACTGCCGCTGATCTTGACGGTGTCCCCTTCGACCGTTTTAAGGTCACCCTTCAAGTCATCGGGTGTGATTTGGCCAGGAACCACGTGGTAGGTCAGGACCTTGGTGAGCGTGTCCGCATCATCCGTCACGGCCTTCAAGTCCTTGGCTGGAATCGCAGCGAACGCTTCATCGACGGGAGCGAACACCGTGAACTCGTCACCGTTGAGCGTGTCCACCAAGTTGACGTCCTTGTTGAGCCCACCGGAGACAGCCTTCGTTAGCGTGGTGAGAAGCGGATTGTTCGAGGCCGCGACGGCCACGGGATCCTG
It includes:
- a CDS encoding ABC transporter ATP-binding protein, translating into MTEQNLISTAALTQTRDGVAVSMRGLSRYYGSVRALDNFNLEMAPGEFVALLGPSGCGKTTALRALSGLEEVDAGTVTVDGRDLTDVPANKRNMATVFQSYSLFPHMTVAQNVDFPLSLRKQSTALRKKTVDTYLELVGLGQHHDRYASELSGGQQQRVALARALAVQPDVLLLDEPLSALDAKVRVQLRDEIRRLQLELGTTALFVTHDQSEALAVADRVGVMQSGKLSQIGAPREVYDRPTNAFVAAFVGNTNRLPAKIEAGEATVLGTRVPLLPGSEAGPDAFVLVRPERLNVEPLGANDSAASNTAAVDPRGTVVSTSFLGDYATVNVELDDATIIVAQVHARVAEALKRGDRVEIGVDKVPVLAVD
- the sigK gene encoding ECF RNA polymerase sigma factor SigK, which produces MIPNRSSESTSEFTPSMEALVSQVAQGDEAAFAHLYDRLAPRVFGLVRHLLRDEAQSEEVTQEIFVEAWQNAARFDPQRASAATWLLTIAHRRAVDRIRASQASRQRDLKVGIQEFQESYDDVEDSAILHDESERMTDAMKQLSDPQRQAIQLAYFGGLTYGEVADRLQLPLGTVKTRIRDGMKKLRDLMGVA
- a CDS encoding ABC transporter permease; amino-acid sequence: MTALSDAPAHAPQQDDPARVSRGRRFAWLGSVPFFLYTGIFLLLPTLLVVIGAFRDRNGNFSLAGINLVFSQQTLQIFWTTTYLSLITAAIGAVVGALASYALATSPEGSVLRRVYTALCSVLAQFGGVMLAFAFIALIGRNGTLSRLMRDVFETQIPGGFLSSVPGLVLVYCYFQIPLMVIVFLPALDGLRQQWREANESFGGGTWTYWTKIAGPLLAPSFFGSFLLLFANAFSAYATAAALISQQNIIVPMAIEGALRNENNPGMDSYAQALALGMIVVVAIVMIAYALLQKRTSRWLGA
- a CDS encoding ABC transporter permease, which codes for MKRSEKRARNQRIFRLIVLGLVLIFMLYPLYALFEFSIRFPLTGAYDWSSWTRLVDGSQSRLEPLRNGFVNSLVIALITVAIMLVLLIPTMVWVRLRVPRIKRWVEFICLLPLTIPAVVLVVGLAPVYRFIAIYVLDTNAIWLSFAYVILVLPFSYRALDAGLSAIDVKTLSETARSFGASWFTVLWRVILPNIRTAIASASFIAVAVVLGEFTIARLLNRETLQTGVFLVNQADPQVAAAVSLLVLIFGVVLLVGLGLLDRGGRRTSRPAVGDSASSTTTQLTNPASLTDSALTGPAPAASAKPSSLAQQKDLS
- a CDS encoding molybdopterin-dependent oxidoreductase, giving the protein MDTSNSARASFPWRYAVAGVCSALVLFTTAQAISGFFSSASAPMVALGSTIIDFTPAWLKDWAIGLFGTNDKLFLFITLGVVAAALAGIVGLVAKRSMMAGSALVLLLAAVLAASVMTRSSTTLTDLVPTALGTVLGLSALRLLTHLARKSSSAPEAGSASAPDSSRAAARRHFLLGTAGTVVLSVIAAGASQALRGASNAVEAARSALGLPAAKVTVPELPKGEDLNTVGVSRFITPNEEFYRIDTALSVPRIDPQEWVLKVHGMVENEFTLTFDELLSKDLVEHYLTLTCVSNPVGGDLVGNAKWLGYPLRELLKQAVPLPGADMVLSTSQDGFSASTPLEVLTDNREALLAIGMNDEPLPLEHGFPVRMVVPGLYGYVSATKWVVDLEVTRFQDKTAYWTTRGWSERGPIKMSSRIETPRSFANLPAGKVVFGGTAWAQTTGIARVELRIDDGPWQEAELSSNVSADTWRQWRYEWNDATSGSHSATVRATDANGELQADEVAPPAPDGSSGWHRLQFSIQ
- a CDS encoding carbohydrate kinase family protein encodes the protein MLLVIGEALVDVLSGGISAPEAYVGGSPMNVAVGLARLGHSVGFVGQYGQDEYGDMIHRHLRDNSVVELAPRTERETSTAKGQLDPAGSATYSFDISWDLQPLEGEAATALEEAQVLHVGSIGSFLDPGAAAVIDAVERARGHATISYDPNVRSALIDDKDAAIAKIEHIVSMSDVVRASDSDLEWLYPDRDARDTAKAWRELGAALVCVTYGSGGPWAVVAGGEARANAVAVEVEDTVGAGDSFMSALISALVERELVGAAQRDKLRAIDSNTVNDVIDFAAKAAAITVSRAGANPPYRREIS
- a CDS encoding glycerophosphodiester phosphodiesterase, giving the protein MTSEQRPSRTNELGRTHEILGPKTHGLEPVPYLLNERGNALEGHKLAFAHRGFSPEGDENTMPAFRRAVDLGFRYLELDVRTSKDGVLYVFHDETLDRVTNGKGPISQLTSLQIADIKVAGTAPIPTFEELLNEWDDIHLNVDIKDAAGAELFAQHVIDAKANHRVLAASFSDERRRRTLTAAGERVASSSGMVTTVLSTAFGTVGAHRLLKLRERGIVALQVPPRYVGVPVVTPAFVRHAHEAGLQVHVWVVDERTEMERLLDLGVDGIMTDRAEVLATVMDERGYWPQ
- a CDS encoding HAD family hydrolase, giving the protein MRLIASDLDGTIVRRDGSISERTIQAFRRARNEGVQIVFVTGRPTRWLQPIREAFDSIGSVICSNGAVVYDFETEKVLEAQTIPAQDVMQTRELILGLESEATFAAETIRRLHLEETFPEPGDSRHLKEVIPAPFDPVLLGEEGVVKLLAKSRTLSPETFHELVEPHVQDLVSVTHSAFNMTLLEMAHPSVNKAAALARHAELLGIEAKDVVAFGDMPNDIQMLGWAGRGYAMAGGHISALAACEFQAQSVEDDGVAQVIEDLLG
- a CDS encoding ABC transporter substrate-binding protein, whose translation is MRSSLVAGLAVTALALSACGSSTPSSTPSSSSSSASSASSSASGASTDAAKTATSAEELGGMDKLVEAAKAEGQLNVIALPHDWANYGEIIEGFKTKYGITVNEATPDASSKEEIQAADANKGTDKAPDVFDLGTTVALESTDYFAPYKVENFDKIPTENKDTEGKWVNDYTGVMVVGYNKTLFGEITSLDQLTDAKFDGAVAVNGKPAEAGAAFNGFLLANLANGGTLDDGTKGLEYFKELKDAGTLNQTDVTKGTIESGEHGVVFDWTYNQLSYTSSLKEKGVEWATFVPDDISVVSYYNQAINKDAPHPAAARLWQEYLFSDEAQNLWLKGGASPVLAAEMKKAGTLNEEFAKNVPAVTDPQTPTADQAEKMNKFLADNWDKTIGQ
- a CDS encoding anti-sigma factor, which produces MDKNNDELSSDFEPSSLNALNALNALSDAEREQVLRQAEESETARQEFDSFQETAALLSLGTTPTEPPARLKANLMNAISGVVQVPAEPTAAAEPEIQAETEIQTKPEARTEPPKNSHQKFFALAASVLFVTAGGLGVVAWNLNEQQQALNERATALATERDGMMQILSAPDMKSKLQTLDDGATVRLSYSVASGMMAVSTTGMPDLPEDKGYELWLISAEGATPAGMLDTSEAEGMKMISGSMSDVTHFGITVEPAGGSDAPTSDPIILQAL
- a CDS encoding fasciclin domain-containing protein; translated protein: MKYTQRKMVGLFSIAAVAALGMSACSMGTDSGSGSSSSSGLSMAPSSSASSSSSAMSSESAMDPAANLVGTGCAAYAKAVPDGEGSVAGMAQDPVAVAASNNPLLTTLTKAVSGGLNKDVNLVDTLNGDEFTVFAPVDEAFAAIPAKDLKAVTDDADTLTKVLTYHVVPGQITPDDLKGDLKTVEGDTVKISGSGDKLMVNGASVICGGVQTANATVYLVDTVLMPPAKK